A window of Amphiprion ocellaris isolate individual 3 ecotype Okinawa chromosome 12, ASM2253959v1, whole genome shotgun sequence contains these coding sequences:
- the LOC111572594 gene encoding 5-hydroxytryptamine receptor 1E — translation MESYSGGITTAPNITNCTIPPASTALPVQFTDGMAVVVVVLSLLTLLTALVNGGVIIAICTTKKLHLPANYLICSLAVTDFLVALLVMPISIIYITMETWSLGQVVCEVWLSVDMTCCTCSILHLCVIALDRYWAITKAIEYARKRSARRAGVMVGTVWVISVFISIPPLFWRQRSGSSSSSNLQQCIIEHDHLGYTIYSTLGAFYIPMIIILILYYRIYNAAKTLYQKRGSSRHLSSRSIGSQNSVDHCRVSHTFCVSDLSNSDPTLATDKLNTTIRIPSFETDMDGQDEKNQICTSRERKAARILGLILGAFIICWLPFFMKELLVGLRVLQPSQLISDFLTWLGYINSLINPLLYTSFNDDFKLAFKKLLKRKEHA, via the coding sequence ATGGAGAGCTATTCAGGGGGGATCACTACTGCACCCAACATCACCAACTGCACCATCCCACCCGCCAGCACTGCGCTGCCGGTCCAGTTCACGGACGGgatggcggtggtggtggtcgTTCTCagcctcctcaccctcctcacgGCGCTCGTCAACGGCGGCGTCATCATCGCCATCTGCACGACCAAGAAGCTCCACCTGCCCGCCAACTACCTCATCTGCTCTCTGGCCGTCACCGACTTCCTGGTGGCTCTCCTTGTCATGCCAATCAGCATcatctacatcaccatggagacGTGGTCGCTGGGTCAGGTGGTGTGCGAGGTGTGGTTGAGCGTGGACATGACCTGCTGCACCTGCTCCATCCTGCACCTGTGTGTCATAGCCCTGGACCGGTACTGGGCCATCACCAAAGCTATCGAATATGCTCGCAAGAGGTCGGCCCGCCGAGCCGGCGTCATGGTGGGGACAGTCTGGGTGATCTCGGTTTTCATCTCCATACCTCCTTTGTTCTGGAGGCAGAGgtccggcagcagcagcagcagcaacctcCAGCAGTGCATCATAGAACACGACCACCTGGGATACACTATTTACTCTACGCTGGGAGCTTTTTACATCCCAATGATCATCATTCTCATCTTATACTACAGGATTTATAACGCCGCCAAGACACTTTACCAAAAGCGCGGCTCTTCTCGCCACCTCAGCAGCCGCAGCATCGGCAGTCAGAACTCTGTCGACCATTGTCGAGTGTCCCACACATTCTGTGTGTCAGACTTGTCCAACTCAGATCCAACGCTGGCTACTGACAAACTCAACACCACCATCCGTATCCCGTCCTTTGAGACAGATATGGATGGGCAGGATGAGAAGAACCAGATTTGTACGTCACGTGAGAGAAAAGCAGCACGAATCCTCGGCCTCATCCTGGGAGCTTTCATTATCTGTTGGCTGCCTTTCTTTATGAAGGAGCTCCTGGTGGGTCTGCGGGTTTTACAGCCCTCGCAGCTCATCTCAGACTTCCTGACTTGGCTGGGTTATATCAATTCTCTCATCAACCCCCTGCTGTACACCAGCTTTAATGACGATTTTAAGCTGGCTTTTAAAAAGCTCCTCAAGAGAAAAGAGCATGCATAG